The genomic window CATGTCTCAAATCGccatatttatttaattaattaatgtGTATATTCAATGACTATCTGTTGTGATATCAGATTGTTTAACTCGCTTAGCTATAAATTTGGTGTATTACATGTACTTTTTTCCAGTCCTTGTTTAACCTCTTGCCGAAGTGTGAGGAAAACCAGACACTTTaaaactcaacaatcaccagcaatGCCTCTGAACCTCAGTTCTCAGGCCTCACTGACTCTTGCTCCCTCTATCAGACCAATCCTGGTTCTCTAAAGAAGCGGAACAGCACATCTTCCCCCACTGCGCCAAATTCACTCACTTACCACATTTCCGGAGTTCAGTAAGTACTCTGTCCAGTTGAACTTCATGCTACTTGTTTTGTTTGATTTATCAGCAACTGATAAGCCAACAGAATAAAACGTTACGACCATTTAACCTCCAAGCAAAAGAAAAACTTTCACCAGCGACCGGGGATGAAGGAAATGAATGCAAGATGACAGTGCCCTCTGTATGGAATGTCCACTTGTACCAAATATCCGACTTAGCACTGTGTCCACAAAGCATTCTGTTGCTCAATGTTCCTTGAATAGGATCACTCCAGATCTCCTTTTCACCATCAATGATTATTTTTTAAACCACATTCTAAAAATGTCTTTGATCACGCTACCACTGGCCTTTCTATTTCTCTGTTTACTATTCCAAAATGCCTTCAGCTTAACTGAAACTTAGAAACTAATGAAAGGTCCCACACAACAAAGCGACACTGATTCAAATATGAATTCAATACGAACAATAAAATGTTAACAAATATCATCTATGAAATCAAATAGACACATGCAGTGATTAAAGCTTTATGGGCTTTGGAGCACAATGGGAAATCAGATAACACTGGCAGCCAATTATATAAAATGGTGTGAATAAAAAATAACTTGTTCAGGATATATACATCTGCCTTGTGGCCAATTCTGGAGTCTACCGCAATCATTACATGGACAAATCGGAAACACACCTGATTGAATGTGCAGCATTAACTGTTGGGGAATTTCAGTGTAAATACAGTATCAGGAACACAATGAATACCAATGTCCTTTTGCCTTATTGACCCAACAATTAAAATGAGGTGAAGGCAAAAAACATTCAATTATACATaggttaaaatggttttctttagtGTATGTGATGTGTTTTGTTGCTTTTGTGCTGAGTTCAAACTATTGCGATCATTAAAATAACAAAAGTACAGCCCAGGGAGGCAATTCTGTCCAACATATAAATACCAAGCTGTGTGCAGCGGTGAAACATTCAGTCAGTTAGTCAGCTAACTCTGAGCTCAAAATGGGAAAGGCAAGGATAAATCTGAGATATTGTATTATAGTAGAACACTTCTTGCCAGATTTGACAAGTTATTAACTAATTATTCGGCCATTTTATCCACAGATCATCTTTTACGAGGACAGGAACTTCCAGGGTCGGCACTATGAGTGCAGCACTGACTGTGCCGACCTGTCCCCTTACTTCAGTCGCTGTAACTCTGTccgtgtggacagtgactggtgGGTGATGTATGAGAGACCCAATTACATGGGATACCAGTATGTTCTGAGCAGGGGAGATTATCCTGAGTACCAGCGCTGGATGGGATTCAATGACAACATCAGGTCATGTCGCTCCTACCCATACGTAAGTTTCCTTTGGTGACTTTTGCATGTAACCCGGATGGATGAGTGAAAAATGATAAGTAGTTGGGCAGTTGAGTTTCTTGATTTGAACTGAAGAAATCCTTAGCTGTTTTACCAATATTTTGTGTGTGGAGCATCTAAATATGCTTAATGTGAAAATGATAACTAATACAAATCATTTTCTCAAATgtatatgggggagggggaacagtcacatgtcgtggtgcacgtcggcaccaaagacataggtaagagaggggatggggatttaaaacaggaattcagggagctagggtggaagctgggagccaggacaaaacaggttgtcatctctggtacgttgccggtgccacgggatagcgagctgaggaacagggagagagtgcagttaaacacatggatgcagggatggtgtaggagggagggtttcagctatgtggataattggaacactttctggggaaggtgggacctgtaccaacaggatgaggtgcacctgaaccagcggGGCACCAAtaccctgggagggaaatttgctacagctcttcggggggggtggcggggggggggggggggggggggatttggatttggtaatgggaaatgaaccgggccaagtgttggatttggttgtgggagagcactttggagatagtgaccacaattcagtgtcttttgttattgcaatggagagggagagggccatgcggcagggcatagtttacaattgggggagaggtaattatgatgcaatcaggcgggaattaggaagcataggatgggaacaaaaattgtcagggaaaggcactaatgaaaagtggaactttttcaaggaacaaatactgcgtgtccttgataggtatgtccctgccaggcagagaggaaatggccgagtgagggaaccatggttcacaaaagaggtggaatgtcttgtcaagaggaagaaggaagcatatgtaaggttgagaaaacaaggttcagttggctcgatggagggttacaagttagcaagaaatgagctgaaaaaggggcttaggagagctaggagggggcatgagaagtccttggcgggtcggatcaaggaaaaccccaaggctttttactcttatgtgaggaataaaagaatgaccagggtgaggttgaggCCGGTCAagaacggcagtgggaatttgtgcatggagtcagaagagataggagaggtgatgaatgaatacttttcttcggtgttcaccaaggagaggggccatgtttttgaggaagagagggtgtcacaggctgataggctggaggaagtagatgttcggagggaagatgtactagcaattttgaataaactgaaagttgataagtcccctgggcctgatgaagtatatcctaggagtctttgggaggaaagggatgagatagcagagcttttggcattgatctttgcgtcctcactgtccacgggggtggtgccagaggactggagagtggcgaatgtggttcctctgtttaagaaagggaatagaaatgaccctggtaattacaggccggttaatcttacttcggtggtcggtaagttgatggaaaaggtcctcagggatagcatttacaaccatttagaaagatgcagcttaatccgggatagtcagcacgcatttgtgaagggcaagtcttgcctcacaaattcgaTAGAATTttgtgaggaggtaactaagtatgtagatgaaggtcgggcagttgatgtcatatacatggattttagtaaggcgtttgacaaagtcccccatggtcggcttatgaagaaagtaaggatgtgttggatagagggaagtttggccgattggataggtaactggctatctaacagaagacagagggtggtggtggatggaaaattttcggactggaaaccggttaccagcggagtgtcacagggatcagtgcttggtcctctgctatttgtcatttttataaatgacttggaggagggggctgaagggtggatcagtaaatttgctgatgacaccaagattggtggtgtagtggatgaggtggagggctgttgtaggctgcaaagagatatagataggatgcagagctgggctgaaaaatggcaaatggagtttaaccctgacaaatgcgaggtgattcattttggtaggacaaatttaaatgtggattacagggtcaaaggtagggttctgaagaatgtggaggaacagagagatcttggggttcatatccatagatctctgaaggttgccgctcaagtggatagagccgtgaagaaggcctatagtgtgttggcgttcattaacaggggggttgagtttaagagccgtggggttatgctgcaactgtacaggaccttggtgagaccacatttggaatattgtgtgcagttctagtcacctcattataagaaggatgtggagacactggaaagagtgcaaaggagatttaccaggatgctgcctggtttggagggtaggtcttatgaggaaaggttgagggaacttgggcttttctctttggagcagaggaggttgagaggagacttgatagaggtttataagatgatgagggggatagatagaatgaacgttcaaagactatttcctcgggtgaatggagtggtaactagggggcataacaatagggttcatggtgggagatataggaaggatgtccgaggtaggttttttactcagagagtggttggggtgtggaatggactgcctgcagtgagagtggagtcagaaactttaggaacatttaagaagctattggataggcacatggagtacttcgggatgatagggaggaaatagcttgatctgggtttcagacaaagctcagcacaacaacgtgggccgaagggcctgtgctgtgctgtactgttctatgttctatatgtacaATTAATTATACTTAAATATTAAAACCATGAAACctacagcaaaaaacaaggattgtaagaaaagggagaaccagccgtggataacgaaggaaataaaggagagtattaaaataaaaacagctgcgtacagagtggccaaaaatagtggagaaacaagtgattgggaaaaatttaagaaacaacaaagagagactaagaaagcgatcaagaaaggaaggatagactatgaagctaggctagcaattaatataaaaaatgatagtaaaagtttttataaatatataaaaaggaatagagtggctagagtgaatgttggacccttggaggacgagaggggggagttaatagtgggaaatgaggatatggctgagtctttaaatcagttttttgtgtcggtcttcacggtggaggacacaaatagtttgccaaatattaacgatagagggttggcagcaggagaaatacttaatacaattaatgttaccagagaggcagtgctgggtagactaatgggactgaaggtggataagtccccgggtccggatggaatgcatcccagggtattgaaagaaatgtcagaggtaatagtgaatgcgttagtgattatttatcaaaactcgttgcattctggggtagtgccggttgattggaaaacggctaatgttacgccgctgtttaaaaaaggaaggagacaaaaggcgggtaactataggccggtcagcttaacgtctgtagtagggaaaatgctggaatccattattaaagaggagatagcagggcatctggatagaaatggttcgatcaatcagacgcagcatggattcatgaggggaaagtcgtgcttgacgaacatgttggatttttatgaagatgtgactagggcggttgatggaggagaaccggtggatgcggtgtttttggatttccaaaaggcatttgataaggtgccccataaaaggctgctgaagaagattagggcacacggagttgggggtagtgtgttaaagtggattggggactggctatccgacaggaagcaaagagtcggaataaatgggtgtttttccggttggaggaaggtaactagtggcgtgccgcagggatcggtactcgggccgcaactatttaccatttatatagatgatctggaggaggggacggagtgtagggtaacgaagtttgcagacgacacaaagataagtggaaaagtgaatcgtgtggaggacggagaagatctgcagagagatttggacaggctgagtgagtgggcgaggatatggcaaatggagtataacgttgataaatgcgaggttatacactttggaggaaataataacaaatgggattactatctcaatggaaacaaattaaaaaatgctaccgtgcaaagggacctgggggtccttgtgcatgagacgcaaaagcccagtctgcaggtacaacaggtgatcaagaaggcaaatgggatgttggcctctattgcgaaggggatagaatataaaagcagggatgtcttgatgcacctgtacagggcattggtgaggccgcagctggaatactgtgtgcagcattggtccccttatatgaggaaggatatattggcattggagggagtgcagagaaggttcaccaggttgataccggagatgaggggtttggattatgaggagaggctgaggagattgggtttgtactcgttggagtttagaaggatgaggggggatcttatggagacttatgagataatgcgggggctggatagggtggaggcagagagattctttccacttagtaaggaagttaaaactagaggacacagcctcaaaataaaggggggtcggtttaagacagagttgaggaggaacttcttctcccagagggtggtgaatctctggaattctctgcccactgaggtggtggaggctacctcgctgaatatgtttaaagcgcggatggatggattcctgatcggtaagggaattaagggttatggggatcaggcgggtaagtggtactgatccacgtcagatcagccatgatcttattgaatggcggggcaggctcgaggggctagatggcctactcctgctcctatttcttaagttcttatgttcttatgttcttgtacaTGGGTCGAAAGTGTAAAGAGAAAACAATAATATTATTAGAAGTTGGTTTGCATTATGCAACTATTTAGAGCTAAAAGCCCTGGAATTGCTGGTTTGATTGTAAGTATACTCTTTTTAATGAGATTGAAAATGTTAGGCCTTATTAATAGACATTCTATCCAATTGCAATATTCTATTACTCAGTGAGGTAGAAAGACCATCAGTTCCCAATGTGGAACAGAAATTAACATTAATATGAAAATAAATCTGTATGGCCCAACTGGAATCCAGCCTGAAAATAATGTTCGAAAGAGTTCACCATTTTTTGTAACACTTTGAAGGAGGGATGCATGGGAATTTAGTCAACAGATAATGAATTCAATTGTTCGGTAATATCATTTACGACTCTTCATTTATTCCCTGCTCCACAGAAGGCTGCCTTTCTAATTGTTAAGTCCATTACACATGTGGTGTTATTTCTATTCCAGTACCGAGGTGGCAACTACAGAATGAAGATTTACGAGAGGCCTGACTTTGGGggacagatgatggaattcaTGGATGACTGTCCCTCTGTCTACGATCGTTTCCGTCACCGTGACATTCACTCCTCCCATGTGATGGACGGTTACTGGACCTTCTATGAACATCCCAACTACAGAGGCCGACAGTACTTCATGAGACCCGGTGAATACAGGAGATACAGTGACTGGGGTGGCTACAACTCAACTATCGGATCTTTCAGACGCATGAGAGAATTCTAGATTGTTCTTGATAAATGTGATTCCTCTTTGCTGAAATATTATTGAAAATAATAAAACCTCCTGTCACTCACAGTCAAGGTTTTCATTTATTTGTGGATTGTTGTGGAGATCATTAGAAATTTCCTGGAACTGAATTCTCATCTTCGCCATTTTACACCTGTAATCTCAGCTCATGAATATATCTCATCGGCAAAATGCAGATTTCGGAATAAACCTTGTCCATATCGTTAATAATTTAATATATTGACTCAGTGAAATTGAGAGGCTCATCCGAGTCTTCCAACTCTCCATAAATATGGGaatggtgccagagaactggaacaTTGAAATTGTTTTTACAGAAAAATAGTGTAAATCCAGCAGCTACGGTCTTGTCACCTTGTGGTGTGGGAGAACCTTTGCTAATATTGCCTGGGATCACATTTACAGTTATTTTGCCGAGTGTAGAGTAAGAAAACTCAGCACGGACATGTTAAAGTCAAATCATGTTTATCTTTggcaaaagcttttgacaaagggtcacatggactcaaaacgtcagt from Mustelus asterias chromosome 14, sMusAst1.hap1.1, whole genome shotgun sequence includes these protein-coding regions:
- the LOC144503982 gene encoding gamma-crystallin S-1-like, which encodes MSAKLKLMKYEGKQPQTHKQLISQQNKTLRPFNLQAKEKLSPATGDEGNECKMTVPSIIFYEDRNFQGRHYECSTDCADLSPYFSRCNSVRVDSDWWVMYERPNYMGYQYVLSRGDYPEYQRWMGFNDNIRSCRSYPYYRGGNYRMKIYERPDFGGQMMEFMDDCPSVYDRFRHRDIHSSHVMDGYWTFYEHPNYRGRQYFMRPGEYRRYSDWGGYNSTIGSFRRMREF